A region of Halalkaliarchaeum desulfuricum DNA encodes the following proteins:
- a CDS encoding NADPH:quinone reductase: MRAVRFHEHGGPDVLQVDDVERPEATGHSVVIEVAGAGVNPVDTYFREGSYEPFTLPMIPGVDVAGTVAETSEYVDSVEVGDPVVATGLGNDRYGGYAEYVAVPESRLAVLPESADLVAAGGMGVAGVTAWRALIDHAGLEPGESCLIHGGSGGVGHAAVQIAAAAGAHVVATAASEYHDRVAALGADVVLDYDRDDLADAVVGAAVGDGVDVILDHRLDDYLQFDAEVAATGARLVGIGENDPSVGFSQSSAARGKDLQATFMSMFNTPRLADPLSRLTTLVGAGDLETSVARTYDLEDAAEAQRAVMEDSFLGKIVLIP, from the coding sequence ATGCGCGCAGTTCGCTTTCACGAACACGGTGGACCGGACGTACTGCAAGTAGACGACGTCGAGCGCCCGGAGGCGACGGGTCACAGCGTCGTAATCGAAGTGGCGGGAGCCGGCGTGAATCCCGTCGACACCTACTTCAGAGAAGGATCGTACGAACCGTTCACGCTGCCGATGATTCCCGGAGTCGATGTCGCGGGGACGGTCGCGGAGACATCCGAATACGTGGACTCCGTCGAGGTGGGGGACCCGGTGGTTGCGACGGGCCTCGGGAACGATCGGTACGGTGGGTACGCCGAGTACGTCGCGGTTCCGGAAAGTCGGCTCGCGGTGTTGCCCGAAAGCGCGGATCTCGTGGCGGCCGGCGGGATGGGCGTGGCCGGCGTCACGGCCTGGCGAGCCTTGATCGACCACGCCGGGCTCGAACCGGGCGAGTCGTGCCTGATTCACGGCGGCTCCGGCGGCGTCGGCCACGCGGCAGTGCAGATCGCCGCCGCGGCTGGCGCCCACGTCGTGGCCACGGCCGCATCCGAGTATCACGATCGAGTCGCCGCGCTCGGGGCGGACGTCGTCCTCGATTACGATCGCGACGACCTCGCCGACGCGGTCGTGGGGGCGGCGGTCGGGGACGGCGTCGACGTCATCCTCGATCATCGGCTGGACGACTACCTCCAGTTCGACGCCGAGGTCGCCGCAACGGGCGCCAGGCTGGTCGGCATCGGCGAGAACGACCCGTCGGTCGGCTTCTCGCAGTCGTCCGCCGCACGGGGCAAGGATCTGCAGGCGACGTTCATGAGCATGTTCAACACGCCCCGGCTCGCGGATCCGCTCTCGCGGCTGACGACGCTCGTCGGCGCCGGGGACTTGGAAACGTCGGTCGCCCGGACGTACGACCTCGAGGACGCAGCAGAGGCGCAACGAGCGGTGATGGAAGATTCGTTCCTCGGCAAAATCGTGTTGATCCCGTGA
- a CDS encoding LeuA family protein, producing MFPAQKEAQCPTTWRPRRRSRRVEFFQGTLDSTGEFDSVQIFDTTLRDGEQSPRTSFSNDEKREIAAALDEMAVGVIEAGFPVNSETEFETVRDIASATETTTCGLARVVDGDIEAALDAGVDMVHVFVSTSDVQLEDSMHASREEAKQRAVESVERVREAGVEVMFSPMDATRTDETYLIEVIEAVTEAGTDWINIPDTCGVATPGRFRKLIATVCEHTDAKIDVHTHDDFGLAAANALAGFEAGASQAQVSVNGIGERAGNAALEEVVMAAESIYGADTGIDTTRITEVSRMVERASDIPVPANKPIVGRNAFAHESGIHAAGVIENSDTFEPGIMTPEMVGAQREVVLGKHTGTHAVRQHLEEAGFTPTDEEVRTVTKRVKEHAANKREVTAGDVVRFAKAADIETATEDSEVTA from the coding sequence GTGTTCCCCGCTCAGAAAGAAGCACAATGTCCAACGACATGGAGGCCACGTCGGCGAAGCCGGCGGGTCGAGTTCTTCCAGGGCACGTTAGATAGCACTGGCGAGTTCGATTCAGTACAGATTTTCGACACGACGCTCCGAGACGGGGAGCAGTCACCACGTACGTCCTTTTCGAACGACGAAAAACGCGAGATAGCGGCCGCGCTGGACGAGATGGCCGTGGGGGTCATCGAGGCTGGATTCCCGGTCAATTCGGAGACGGAGTTCGAAACCGTTCGCGACATCGCGAGCGCGACGGAGACAACTACCTGTGGGTTGGCCCGCGTGGTCGACGGCGACATCGAGGCGGCACTGGACGCCGGCGTCGACATGGTTCACGTGTTCGTCTCGACCAGCGACGTCCAACTCGAGGATTCGATGCACGCCTCCCGCGAGGAGGCTAAACAGCGAGCAGTAGAGAGCGTCGAGCGCGTCCGCGAAGCCGGCGTCGAGGTGATGTTCTCGCCGATGGACGCGACGCGAACCGACGAAACGTATCTGATAGAGGTGATCGAGGCCGTCACGGAGGCCGGCACCGACTGGATCAATATCCCGGACACCTGCGGGGTCGCGACCCCGGGCCGGTTCCGGAAACTGATCGCCACGGTGTGTGAGCACACCGACGCAAAGATCGACGTCCACACTCACGACGACTTCGGGCTGGCCGCGGCGAACGCGCTGGCCGGATTCGAGGCTGGCGCGAGTCAGGCACAGGTGTCGGTCAACGGGATCGGCGAGCGTGCCGGCAACGCGGCCCTGGAGGAGGTCGTCATGGCCGCCGAATCGATATACGGCGCCGACACTGGGATCGATACGACGAGAATCACGGAGGTCTCACGCATGGTCGAGCGCGCGAGCGACATCCCGGTGCCCGCGAACAAGCCGATCGTGGGGCGGAACGCGTTCGCCCACGAGAGCGGTATCCACGCCGCGGGCGTCATCGAGAACAGCGACACTTTCGAACCCGGTATAATGACGCCGGAGATGGTCGGCGCACAGCGTGAGGTAGTACTCGGGAAGCACACCGGCACCCACGCCGTCAGACAGCACCTGGAGGAGGCCGGCTTCACGCCGACCGACGAGGAGGTGCGGACGGTGACCAAACGCGTGAAGGAACACGCCGCGAACAAACGGGAGGTCACCGCCGGCGACGTGGTCCGGTTCGCGAAGGCCGCAGACATCGAGACGGCCACCGAGGACTCCGAGGTGACTGCCTGA
- a CDS encoding MFS transporter — protein MSKGWLYAWGLGSIALGGASLIVPLYIVALGGTAFTLGILAAVAAFVGVPAALVFGRLADRTGKRRLFVLGALGLVTAMLLLMPTVGSIAVVVAANGVIWFAFAAATPVLTLFAVADAPPASWSTRIATLNKYQGIGWAFGLLLGAVWTGTAERLLSPGWVFDGFFLLTGLCAGIGLIVGARTFPADPGTRRETGEGRTEDDPRITGARVRRALRRSNRYSVRTVTFPFTPMRTDFRGLRFDRLVERFTTELALYFSAVFVFFAGFSGFFAPLPAFLADTGFTSGEIFVLYLVSGVGSALAFGTAGRLAARFDAGALQATGLVVRGAAIPAVALVGLAFGASPVSLGTTAAVFAVIGLTWAVIAVTGGTLVTRLAPMTVRGEALGVYAALGALAGGFGSIVGGYLAAIDYLLAFGIAGVLVVLGAVIVLAIRRRAGYLTPR, from the coding sequence ATGTCGAAGGGCTGGCTGTACGCCTGGGGACTCGGTTCGATTGCGCTGGGGGGCGCGTCGTTGATCGTCCCGCTGTACATCGTCGCCCTCGGTGGGACGGCGTTCACGCTGGGGATTCTCGCGGCGGTCGCCGCGTTTGTCGGCGTTCCGGCAGCACTCGTCTTCGGACGGCTCGCCGACAGAACCGGAAAGCGTCGGCTGTTCGTGCTCGGCGCACTGGGGCTGGTGACGGCGATGCTTCTGCTCATGCCGACGGTCGGGTCGATCGCCGTGGTCGTGGCGGCAAACGGGGTAATCTGGTTCGCCTTTGCGGCGGCGACCCCCGTTTTGACGCTGTTTGCGGTGGCCGACGCTCCCCCCGCCTCCTGGAGCACCCGGATTGCGACCTTGAACAAGTACCAGGGTATCGGATGGGCGTTCGGACTCCTTTTGGGCGCCGTGTGGACGGGGACGGCCGAACGGCTCCTCTCTCCGGGGTGGGTGTTCGACGGCTTCTTTCTGCTCACGGGGCTTTGCGCCGGGATCGGGCTGATCGTCGGCGCGCGAACGTTCCCGGCCGACCCCGGCACTCGACGGGAGACGGGGGAAGGCCGAACGGAGGACGACCCGAGAATCACGGGTGCCCGAGTACGGCGGGCGCTTCGGCGATCGAACCGGTACAGCGTACGGACAGTGACGTTCCCGTTCACCCCGATGCGAACCGACTTCCGAGGACTCCGGTTCGATCGTCTCGTAGAGCGCTTCACGACCGAGCTCGCGCTGTACTTCAGCGCGGTGTTCGTCTTCTTCGCCGGTTTCTCCGGCTTCTTTGCCCCGCTTCCGGCGTTTCTCGCCGACACCGGCTTCACGTCCGGCGAGATTTTCGTCCTGTATCTCGTCTCAGGTGTCGGTTCGGCGCTCGCATTCGGAACTGCCGGCCGGCTCGCCGCCCGGTTCGATGCCGGGGCGTTACAGGCGACTGGTCTCGTCGTCCGCGGGGCCGCGATTCCGGCCGTCGCGCTCGTCGGGCTGGCGTTCGGTGCGTCGCCGGTGAGTCTGGGGACGACTGCCGCCGTGTTCGCCGTGATCGGGCTCACCTGGGCGGTCATCGCCGTCACCGGAGGGACGCTTGTCACACGACTCGCTCCGATGACGGTCCGGGGTGAGGCGCTGGGCGTGTACGCCGCCCTCGGGGCGCTCGCCGGTGGGTTCGGCAGCATCGTCGGCGGCTATCTCGCCGCGATCGACTACCTCCTCGCGTTCGGGATCGCGGGTGTGCTCGTGGTCCTCGGGGCGGTGATCGTGCTCGCGATTCGCCGACGGGCGGGCTATCTGACCCCGCGGTGA
- a CDS encoding homoserine kinase: MIAVRAPATSANLGSGFDVFGVALSHPADVVAVERAEETTIEVTGTGAQYIPEDPESNVVGAVADALDAPAHIRIDKGVRPASGLGSSAASAAGAALALDRLYDRGNSREELVPIAAEGEAVVSGTAHTDNVAPSLLGGFTVSSTDGIRSVDASIPLVACLPDVAVSTRDARRVVPETVDIESLVDTVGRASTLTLGMCRSDPELVGNGMIDTVVTPARAELITGYADVRDAALEAGATGVTVSGAGPAILACCRTSDRRSVAAAMVDAFLEEGVDARAYQTEIGPGATVLDR; encoded by the coding sequence ATGATCGCGGTCCGGGCCCCGGCGACGAGCGCGAACCTCGGGAGCGGCTTCGACGTCTTCGGGGTGGCGCTGTCCCATCCGGCCGACGTCGTGGCGGTCGAACGCGCCGAGGAGACGACAATAGAGGTGACCGGCACGGGGGCCCAATACATCCCCGAGGATCCGGAGTCGAACGTCGTCGGCGCCGTCGCGGACGCGCTGGACGCGCCGGCACACATCCGCATCGACAAGGGGGTCCGTCCGGCGTCCGGGCTGGGGTCCTCGGCGGCGTCGGCCGCCGGCGCGGCGCTCGCGCTCGACCGGCTGTACGATCGCGGAAACAGCCGGGAGGAACTGGTGCCGATCGCCGCCGAGGGCGAGGCGGTCGTCTCCGGCACGGCCCACACGGACAACGTCGCCCCGTCACTGCTCGGCGGATTCACCGTCTCCTCGACCGACGGGATCCGGTCGGTAGACGCGTCGATTCCGCTGGTGGCGTGTCTCCCCGACGTCGCGGTGTCGACCCGCGACGCCAGGCGCGTGGTTCCCGAGACGGTCGACATCGAATCGCTCGTGGACACCGTCGGGCGGGCGTCGACGCTCACCCTCGGGATGTGCCGGTCCGATCCGGAACTCGTCGGCAACGGAATGATCGATACCGTGGTGACTCCGGCGCGAGCCGAACTCATCACCGGCTACGCCGACGTCAGAGACGCCGCCCTCGAAGCGGGTGCGACCGGCGTCACCGTAAGCGGCGCCGGTCCCGCTATCCTCGCCTGCTGTCGGACGTCCGATCGGCGATCCGTCGCCGCGGCGATGGTGGACGCCTTTCTCGAAGAAGGGGTGGATGCGCGGGCGTATCAGACGGAGATCGGCCCCGGAGCGACGGTACTGGACCGCTGA
- the ilvB gene encoding biosynthetic-type acetolactate synthase large subunit: protein MSESPTAAERKRAAEAETPEAGGSENTEEDGETRETSTVPETGAAAIVAALEAANVDTAFGVQGGAIMPVYDELYGSSVRHITMAHEQGAAHAADAYGIVAGEPGVCLATSGPGATNLVTGIADASMDSDAMLALTGQVPTEFVGNDAFQEVDTIGITTPITKHNYFAEDSKTVGDVVGEAFALANTGRPGPTLVDLPKDVSFGDADGEPAPPEPPARADPDPAADPSAVETAARAIERAERPVCLFGGGVIKGDASEEARTFARELGVPVVTTMPGIGSFPEGDPLCLEWAGMHGTGYANMAITHTDLLIGVGTRFDDRLTGGVETFAPEAEVVHVDIDPAEVSKNIYADYPLIGDAGTVLEQLRAEIQQPPDAEAWRDQCEQWTEEYPMTYRADEDEPLKPQFVVEAFDEATDDDTVVTAGVGQHQMWAAQFWTFTEPRTWLSSHGLGTMGYGVPGAIGARVALDDAGETDRDVVCFDGDGSFLMTMQELSVAVREHMDVTFVVLNNEYIGMVRQWQDAFFEGRHMASDYNWMPEFDTLAEAFGARGFRIDDYDEVSEVVEEALAYDGPSVVDAHVDPDENVYPMVPSGGANGLFALSEDQL from the coding sequence ATGAGCGAATCACCAACTGCAGCCGAACGGAAGCGCGCGGCCGAGGCGGAGACGCCGGAAGCAGGGGGAAGCGAGAACACCGAGGAAGACGGCGAGACACGGGAAACTTCGACAGTTCCGGAGACGGGCGCAGCAGCCATCGTCGCCGCACTCGAGGCGGCCAACGTCGACACGGCGTTCGGCGTTCAGGGTGGCGCCATCATGCCCGTATACGACGAGCTGTACGGCTCGTCAGTGCGGCACATCACGATGGCTCACGAGCAGGGAGCCGCCCACGCGGCCGACGCGTACGGCATCGTCGCCGGCGAGCCCGGTGTCTGCCTGGCGACGTCCGGACCGGGCGCGACGAACCTGGTGACCGGAATCGCGGACGCGTCGATGGATTCCGACGCCATGCTCGCGCTGACCGGACAGGTCCCCACGGAGTTCGTCGGAAACGATGCCTTCCAGGAGGTCGACACGATCGGCATCACTACCCCGATCACGAAACACAACTACTTCGCCGAGGATTCGAAGACGGTCGGTGACGTCGTCGGCGAGGCGTTCGCGCTCGCGAACACGGGACGTCCCGGGCCGACCCTGGTCGACCTGCCGAAGGACGTGAGCTTCGGCGACGCGGACGGCGAACCGGCGCCGCCGGAGCCGCCGGCGCGCGCAGACCCGGATCCCGCGGCGGATCCGAGTGCAGTCGAGACGGCGGCTCGCGCGATCGAGCGGGCCGAACGGCCGGTGTGCCTCTTCGGCGGCGGCGTCATCAAAGGCGACGCAAGCGAGGAGGCCCGGACGTTCGCCCGGGAACTCGGAGTTCCGGTCGTGACGACGATGCCGGGGATCGGCAGTTTCCCCGAGGGCGATCCGCTCTGTCTGGAGTGGGCGGGGATGCACGGCACCGGCTACGCAAACATGGCGATCACGCACACGGACCTGCTGATCGGCGTCGGTACCCGCTTCGACGACCGGCTCACCGGCGGCGTCGAGACGTTCGCCCCCGAGGCGGAGGTGGTTCACGTCGATATCGACCCGGCGGAGGTCTCGAAGAACATTTACGCGGATTACCCACTGATCGGCGACGCCGGTACGGTGCTGGAGCAGTTGCGTGCGGAGATCCAACAGCCGCCGGACGCCGAGGCGTGGCGCGACCAGTGCGAGCAGTGGACCGAGGAGTATCCGATGACGTACCGGGCCGACGAGGACGAACCGCTCAAACCGCAGTTCGTCGTCGAAGCGTTCGACGAGGCGACCGACGACGACACCGTCGTCACCGCCGGCGTCGGCCAACACCAGATGTGGGCCGCCCAGTTCTGGACGTTCACCGAGCCCCGCACCTGGCTGTCGAGCCACGGGCTGGGGACGATGGGCTACGGCGTCCCGGGCGCGATCGGCGCGCGCGTCGCGCTGGACGACGCCGGCGAGACAGACCGCGACGTCGTCTGCTTCGACGGCGACGGCTCGTTCCTGATGACGATGCAGGAGCTGTCGGTGGCGGTCAGAGAGCACATGGACGTCACGTTCGTCGTGCTCAACAACGAGTACATCGGGATGGTCCGGCAGTGGCAGGACGCCTTCTTCGAGGGACGACACATGGCCTCGGACTACAACTGGATGCCGGAATTCGACACTCTCGCCGAGGCGTTCGGAGCCCGTGGGTTCCGGATCGACGACTACGACGAGGTTTCGGAGGTCGTCGAGGAGGCGCTGGCGTACGACGGCCCGTCGGTCGTCGACGCCCACGTGGACCCCGACGAGAACGTCTACCCGATGGTGCCAAGCGGCGGTGCGAACGGACTGTTCGCCCTCTCGGAGGACCAGCTATGA
- the hemG gene encoding protoporphyrinogen oxidase, whose product MTVGVVGAGVSGLAVVRELSNRGVDVVGFEARKEPGGIMRSRQVDGHVLELGPQRLRLTEQMSGLIDELGLREELRIGDDDQPMYVYLDGELKVVPLSVREAFTTDLLSIGGKVRILKEPFTEPPRDGETVEEFLTRKFGRQAARRYLGPLYSGLYGTDPDEMLMEYSLGKALRGAGIDGSILLWLIRKLIGGREVPEICTFEDGLGTLSDALYEANADSIRLETPVTEIRRDGDGFEIATAGGVTSVDEVVITTQADSAAELLSGVDDGTAETLERFNYNPIAMVYLESAFDRPGIGTLVPWYESSKISGTTWNSSFLHRDGLFTCYVDPGSYPEMLEVSEETLGEEIAREFETLTGSPATPIDVHLIEPGMPAYDRSWKALDELTPPDGIHFCTAFTERPGIPGRLRHAARVAGQITESESGFGR is encoded by the coding sequence ATGACCGTCGGCGTCGTCGGTGCGGGCGTCTCCGGGCTCGCGGTGGTACGCGAGCTTTCGAACCGCGGCGTCGACGTTGTCGGGTTCGAGGCGCGCAAAGAGCCGGGAGGTATCATGCGGAGCCGACAGGTCGACGGACACGTGCTCGAACTCGGCCCCCAGCGGCTTCGTCTCACAGAACAGATGTCGGGGCTGATCGACGAACTGGGGCTGCGCGAGGAACTCCGGATCGGCGACGACGACCAGCCGATGTACGTCTACCTCGACGGGGAGCTGAAGGTCGTCCCGCTTTCCGTTCGGGAGGCGTTCACCACCGATCTCCTCTCGATCGGGGGGAAGGTCCGGATCCTGAAGGAGCCGTTCACCGAACCGCCACGGGACGGCGAAACCGTCGAGGAGTTCCTCACGCGGAAGTTCGGGCGGCAGGCCGCTCGTCGATACCTCGGGCCGCTGTACAGCGGACTCTACGGGACCGATCCCGACGAGATGCTGATGGAGTACTCCCTCGGGAAAGCGCTTCGGGGGGCCGGCATCGACGGGAGTATTCTGCTGTGGCTGATTCGAAAACTGATCGGCGGACGGGAGGTTCCCGAGATCTGTACGTTCGAGGACGGCCTCGGTACGCTTTCGGACGCGTTATACGAGGCGAACGCCGACTCGATTCGGCTCGAAACGCCAGTGACGGAGATCCGCCGCGACGGCGACGGATTCGAAATCGCAACCGCGGGGGGAGTCACCTCGGTCGACGAGGTGGTCATCACGACGCAGGCGGATTCTGCCGCCGAGTTGCTGTCGGGAGTTGACGATGGGACCGCCGAGACGCTGGAGCGGTTCAACTACAACCCGATCGCGATGGTGTATCTGGAGTCGGCGTTCGATCGTCCCGGGATCGGAACGCTCGTGCCGTGGTACGAGTCATCCAAGATCAGCGGCACGACCTGGAACTCGAGTTTTCTTCATCGGGACGGGCTGTTCACCTGCTATGTCGATCCGGGCAGCTATCCCGAGATGCTCGAGGTGTCAGAAGAGACGCTCGGGGAGGAAATCGCCCGGGAGTTCGAGACGCTCACCGGTTCGCCGGCGACACCGATCGACGTTCACCTGATAGAGCCAGGAATGCCTGCGTACGACCGGTCCTGGAAAGCGCTCGACGAGTTGACTCCGCCGGATGGGATCCACTTCTGTACGGCGTTCACCGAGCGACCGGGGATCCCGGGGCGGCTCCGGCACGCCGCCCGGGTCGCCGGGCAGATCACCGAGAGTGAATCGGGATTCGGCAGGTGA
- the pdxS gene encoding pyridoxal 5'-phosphate synthase lyase subunit PdxS: MSEATDLEELEHGTELIKRGFARMQKGGVIMDVVNREQARIAEDAGAVAVMALEAVPADIRKRGGVARMPDPQNVIEIIDEVSIPVMGKSRIGHRKEAEILQALGVDMVDESEVLTPADEAYHIDKRAFTAPFVCGARDLPEALRRINEGAAMIRTKGEAGTGDVNQAVTHQRTIQEQIRTLSGLQHEERDAWAREHGAPRELVHETAEMGRLPVVNFAAGGIATPADAALMMHHGCDGIFVGSGIFGAERPEQMGNAIVEAVTNWDDPDTLADIATDAGSGMRGESTADMPEEERLQSRGV; the protein is encoded by the coding sequence ATGTCGGAGGCAACGGATCTCGAGGAGCTGGAGCACGGAACGGAACTCATCAAGCGCGGGTTTGCCCGCATGCAGAAGGGCGGCGTGATCATGGACGTGGTAAACCGCGAGCAGGCTCGCATCGCCGAGGACGCCGGCGCGGTCGCGGTGATGGCCCTCGAGGCGGTGCCCGCCGACATCCGCAAGCGCGGCGGTGTCGCCCGGATGCCCGATCCCCAAAACGTCATCGAGATCATCGACGAGGTTTCCATCCCGGTGATGGGCAAATCCCGCATCGGCCACCGCAAGGAGGCCGAAATCCTCCAGGCGCTCGGCGTCGACATGGTCGACGAATCGGAAGTGCTCACCCCCGCCGACGAGGCCTACCACATCGACAAACGCGCGTTTACCGCCCCGTTCGTCTGTGGCGCGCGCGACCTCCCCGAGGCGCTGCGCCGGATCAACGAGGGCGCTGCCATGATCCGGACGAAAGGCGAAGCCGGCACCGGCGACGTCAACCAGGCGGTCACACACCAGCGCACCATCCAGGAACAGATCCGCACGCTTTCGGGACTCCAGCACGAGGAGCGCGACGCCTGGGCGCGCGAACACGGTGCCCCCCGCGAGCTGGTGCACGAGACGGCCGAGATGGGCCGACTCCCGGTGGTCAACTTCGCCGCCGGCGGGATCGCCACCCCCGCCGACGCCGCCCTGATGATGCATCACGGCTGTGACGGCATCTTCGTCGGCTCGGGCATCTTCGGTGCCGAACGCCCCGAACAAATGGGGAACGCGATCGTCGAAGCTGTCACCAACTGGGACGACCCCGACACGCTGGCGGACATCGCCACCGACGCCGGCAGCGGCATGCGCGGGGAATCCACCGCCGACATGCCCGAGGAAGAACGCCTCCAGAGTCGCGGTGTCTGA
- a CDS encoding DUF5779 family protein: MGEFDLDLRNAEEQLDAMIEKDGVVVLARLDGTTEPEEWIAEVQSGKTLVLAVEGDLNDLAAGFAREIRDMGGELMHFRGFLVVTPPGVDIDTDRLG; encoded by the coding sequence ATGGGCGAATTCGATCTGGACCTGCGGAACGCGGAAGAACAGCTGGACGCGATGATCGAGAAGGACGGCGTCGTGGTGCTGGCACGCCTCGACGGGACGACCGAACCCGAAGAGTGGATCGCGGAGGTACAAAGCGGGAAGACGCTCGTGCTCGCGGTGGAGGGGGACCTGAACGACCTCGCCGCCGGATTCGCCAGGGAGATCAGGGACATGGGCGGGGAGTTGATGCACTTCCGGGGGTTCCTCGTCGTCACCCCGCCGGGTGTCGATATCGACACAGATCGTCTGGGGTGA
- a CDS encoding TIGR04053 family radical SAM/SPASM domain-containing protein: MTAHHGRNANSSSHPHANQSEGSGSSDHPHSNRSSDSDGHPGARDYSESPLVVTWEVSQACDLTCDHCRAEANTDRDQNELSTAEGIELFEQVAEFSPQPFMVLSGGDPLKRPDIFELLEGAVEAGVTPSITPATTSLLDRETIERFADIGIGRMALSLDGATAESHDAFRGEEGTFETAIRAAEHARDLGVSIQFNTTVTASTVEDLPEIADLVEKYDAAMWEVFFLIPVGRGEELEQLSPERAREVMEWLYRRGQDAPFRLITVEAPFYRRVARELQERDGVRGGPVGSTGAGNGFVFVSHTGEVYPSGFMPLSAGNVQNTPLPEIYQESPTLQQLRDRNSFNGPCGDCPVTEECGGSRSRAYAATGDPLGSDPLCPWAVADD, translated from the coding sequence ATGACCGCTCACCACGGACGAAACGCAAATTCAAGTAGCCATCCCCACGCGAACCAGTCGGAGGGTTCCGGCTCGAGCGATCACCCACATTCAAACAGGTCGTCCGACTCCGACGGCCATCCCGGCGCCCGCGATTACAGTGAGTCACCACTCGTTGTTACCTGGGAGGTGTCCCAGGCGTGTGATCTCACCTGTGACCACTGTCGTGCGGAGGCGAACACGGACAGGGACCAGAACGAACTGTCCACAGCGGAGGGGATCGAACTGTTCGAACAGGTCGCGGAGTTCTCTCCGCAACCGTTCATGGTTCTGTCCGGCGGTGACCCGCTCAAACGCCCCGACATCTTCGAACTTCTCGAGGGCGCGGTCGAAGCCGGCGTGACCCCGTCGATAACTCCGGCGACGACGTCGCTTCTGGATCGGGAGACCATAGAGCGGTTCGCCGACATCGGGATCGGACGCATGGCGCTGAGCCTCGACGGGGCGACCGCAGAGAGCCACGACGCGTTCAGAGGGGAGGAGGGAACCTTCGAGACGGCGATCCGGGCGGCAGAACACGCCCGCGATCTGGGTGTTTCGATCCAGTTCAACACTACCGTCACCGCCTCGACAGTAGAGGACCTCCCGGAAATCGCGGATCTCGTCGAGAAGTACGACGCCGCGATGTGGGAGGTGTTCTTCCTGATTCCCGTCGGGCGTGGGGAGGAACTCGAACAACTGTCCCCGGAGCGCGCCCGGGAGGTCATGGAGTGGCTCTACCGCCGTGGACAGGACGCCCCCTTCCGTCTCATCACCGTCGAAGCGCCGTTCTACCGCCGAGTCGCCCGCGAGTTACAGGAGCGAGACGGCGTCCGTGGCGGTCCGGTGGGCTCTACCGGCGCCGGCAACGGGTTCGTGTTCGTGAGCCACACCGGCGAGGTGTACCCATCCGGATTCATGCCGTTGTCGGCTGGAAACGTACAGAACACCCCGCTTCCGGAGATCTACCAGGAATCGCCGACCCTGCAACAGCTCCGGGATCGCAACTCGTTCAACGGTCCGTGCGGCGACTGTCCCGTCACCGAGGAGTGCGGCGGCTCCCGGTCCCGGGCGTACGCCGCCACCGGAGACCCGCTCGGGAGCGATCCGCTGTGTCCGTGGGCCGTCGCCGACGACTGA